The sequence GGTCACagttgtgggaggaagctgctgATTGGTTTGAGCAGACATGAGTAACAGTGAGGTGGAAAGACCAATTGTCACTGTGGGTGTAGAGAAACCACTGAGGCTCCAAGCAATCAGCGgttaatttgttttgtgtggATGTAAGCAGAGAGATTAAAGCAAAGCACATTTACTAACTAGAATTTTGCTTCACCAACAATCGAAAACCCAAAACATATTCAATTTACAGTCGTATAGGACACTGAATAGCAGGAAATGTTGATCATTTAGATGCTGGAATTAGTGAATGATGATGAGATGCAATTCACTAATTATCAGTTGAGTTTATATTGCACAACTATCAAACAAGAGTGTATCCGACAATCGTATTTTGATTATTACTGTTTGTAATTGACTTTATCACAAATTATCAGtgtatattttgaaaaaaaaaatgttgcttcgTTGTTTCATTTAAACCCTTGTAATATAATAGCTGTGATATGGATATCATAGTGTCACATTATATCTTCTTGTTTTCTACTACTGCTTTCTACTGAAAATGTATCAGCAATTACAGAAGGAAGTGTAACTGTTAGAGATAGAAATGTCAAGATTATTTACTTAAAACCATTTCATCAAGTCTAAgtgaaaatatttcattattccCCGTCCTGCTTTATGCTTTCTGTAATTCGTGGTCGACCAGCAGCGGTTCACGGTGCCGTTCGGACAGACAGGACGCAGGAGTTGGACCGAGCTCTGATCCAGCGGCTGCGTGAACGCTGTGAGCAGCAGGCCCTGCAGCTGCAGAGCCTCCAGGCCGAGTTAAAGAAGGCCTCGCTGTGCCTGGATGTCTTCAGCATCACCACCCAGCACTTCTGTCACAAGGTAGGCTTTAGCGAAGCGCTCAGCAACAATGACAGCAGACTTATTCTTTCCTCAACTTTAAGAGCCTTATAAAAGTCCAGAGTCATAATTCTTCCAGCCTAAATCCTAAAACAGAACTGCAGTGGGCGTCACATGGTCTTGTGCTGCTCCACTTTCCTTTAATGTCTGTATAGGGAAGCTTTGACGTTTGAGATGTGGGAGCTTTGTATTAATATGCTAATTTATGAGAAAAGAATCCCAAAAATGTCTTGACAACTCCTGGATATCATgaatttgattgtttttcttgCATTAAGCTGCTTGTAGCTGCATGATTGTctcataataacaataaatcagTGCATGTATTATCCATATTGGGCaaaatttacttgtttttttttgttttttcattgtcttcaTACGACATAATGAACAGAAAGAAGCTCACTATAGTTGGAAAACACATCTTAAATGTTGTGGAATGCTTCAGGGAAAGGTTTACAAAGTTATTGATTTGACTGATACAGAGAATCCTGTCATGGAACTTCACCTGCATCATGTTTAATCTTGTAGTGAATTTATTTCATAGCCATTATTCAGGCTATCTTGCAGTGCTGCTGTTAAAAGGCTGCAGTGAGCTTCAGAATGCAACTACAAAGTCTCTCGCATCCTCTAACACAAGTGACACCTGTAGCATCTGGCTTTTGGTGTCAGCATCACTTTGTTCACAAAGCCAGTCATTTGCTTGTAAAACCTGTTGTGACTCTTTTGCATGTGTTGGGAATAACTGTGAGGCAGCAGGATCTGTCAGTGAAACAGTCTGTGTTGTGGATTTACAAAGGTTTTACTTGCTTAAACAAAAGTGTGAATGGCTTTTTATGAGTGCAAATAGATGTGGATTTGATAGAGCTGTGTGGCATTCCACGTTGGGTCGATCCTAAAGCtgctgattgattgattgaacgGATCTAAAAATATTTAGCAGCTGAATGTCTGATGACTGATGCTTGCTGTGTAACATAATTGCTGCTATTGGTGTCAAAATCAAGCATACTTTTGCTTTTACTTCTTCTGAGATTGACTGAGTCTATTCTGCTTCTAAAACCTGGATTAAGCATTGGTTTCTTGCCCTTTCCTGGTCCTCTGCTTGCATTTCATCTGTCTCCCAGCCCCACCCATGGTCTCTGCACTATAGTGGGAGATGATTAATAAGATTAGAGCTGCCAGCCTGGTCCTGCCTGTGCTTTTAGTGAGACTGATTGTCAGACATGGACAGAATACCCTCTGAGATCTGCCGGTGAGAGACTTAAGAACACATGTATCTTATATACAGTACTTCTGCAAGTAACAGCAATGGAGGGATACGACTCTCCTTTAAGgattttccttaaatttagtctgACAAATTTACAGTACAAGAAATTTTCAGATGTAAACCACAGATAAACTTGATAGCCGGCCTTAAATCTTTGTTCATATGTTGTGTCTTGTTCATCCTTGGTGAAATACAGCTTGTTAAATTTACAATATTGGCCAAGATAATCTATAgttctggctctgataattgTGGCTCAGACATTCAGCACTGCTCTTCTATTAGTGGCCACATGTGTCCAGTCTGGATTTCAAGATGTGTTTTTGATGTATGTGAGATCAGCTGAAGAAATCAAGAGGACTTTTGTGTGAGCATCACCTtatttaaagtgctttacagtgtttATTTATTGAGCTGTTTGGCCACTTAGATTTTTTGCAAGAAACtttacatttaaagctgcagtttttgtatcatagtttcaGTCAAAGCAATCAGAAATGAGTAGTTTTTACTTAATCATGTGTGTGTTCTGGATGCATTGCAGCGTCTGCATGTAGCTATTTTCTCTAAGCTGAGGGCCAGAAGTAATTGTCCACTTATTGATCATCTCCCTCCCCCATCCTCTCCTGCTaccctctttttgttttttctcaaagATGCAGGAGACctcacatgtgtgtgtgtctgtgtgtgcgttgcTTCCCTGCGATGCGTTTGAATGTGGTATGGGGCGTGTTAGAGGGGGTTTGAGGGGAGGGCAGGCAGAGCTGGGCTGGAGCTGCCAGCCTTTGTTCCAGAAGGGATAAACGATGGTCGCGAACCAGGAAACGAGGTGAGGCTTCGGTCTTCTCGTCTCTCCTCCCTTCTCCTTCCCCCctctgcctgcctccctcctccttctcctctgcctctctttctGTATCTTTCTGGCACTCGCGTCTGTCACTGCTGCCTCCCCAGCCGGCTAAGGGATGCTGCTATCTGCTAGCCTGGTATGGGCCACTGCTGCTGTAGGCTCCATTTCCTCCCTCTGTGCTGTCTGGACCAAACGGTAAAAGGCAGCATCTTCTGCAGGCAGCGAGCTTGTTTCAGCACCGAGGATTCCTTTATGTATGTGGGgctgtgcgcatgtgtgtgttttgtgagggggtctgagtgtttctgtctATAAGATGATTATATTCACTTGTTTCCTGGAGACAGAGCCGGTACAGAGTGTAAAGCTCTGCATGATTATGCTGAGTCAAAGCAAGCTTGTGTGTCGCACTGTTCATCTTTCTTTTCCTCATAGAGTTTGCAGGGACGTTATAGAAAATGCTGCTCTGCTGAATTCTTACATTAGTCTTTCTATTTTGGTGTctgcattgtgtgtgtctgatggTTAATTCCAGCTGATTGCATGCGTTTGACTGCAGAGAACTTTCACACGGGATGCAATATCCTCTTGTTTACCTGATGTTGCTTAATCTGTCATCTGCAGGAAATCAGCAAAAGTTCAGTTTTCATTGTAAAATTAAAGCACAGTTGCAGCTTCTTGTGTGTTCAATCTCTTCAGcacaaaaagcagcagcacaaaTCTTTTTATGGTCCCTGTGAAACTGGACTGATTACATGGGCACAGACCTCGGGGAGGTTAATTAACTCATTACTGTGTCTCCTTCAGAATAAGCTCTCCTACTATAAAAAgccatgtttattttaaaatgaactgtgctgaaatgaataattaattGAATGAAATTGATAGACGGTAGTTTTTAATATTCAAATAATGGTTTTTAATGTGCCAAGGATAAATGGTGACGAATAGTTTACTTTAGCTTTCCAAATATAAGGAAttggtttgtttctgttgtatGTATTTAGAAATAGAGTGTTCTAGACTTTTGTTTAGACCAGTCAAGCTTCTGGAAGTTATCATCCCTGGTTTCTAGTTTATTATAATGGTTATTTTTCACTATTTGATggcaaagaaaaattatttaacagtGTAATTGTcaatggaaacaatcactggttGCAGGACTGAAAAGGGATCAGGTTGCCTTGGTGAAAATTAGAAAACCTGACACACAACTCCCTGGAGATATGAATGTGGGGGGCGTCATGGCAGGATCGGGGACTGATGTGTGGGAACAGAGGTGGAGCTCAGGCGTAGGAAATGAAAAAGCTCCTGACCGTGTGTCATCACTCTTGAGGACCCTCCATGTTTTCTGATGACTGTAAAACCCCTTAGCCGGTGACATCATTACTGCTGAGACACGCTGATTGCTATCTCATACATTTTTCACCTTCTACTCTCCGTCCTTCTGCGTTTCTTTGTTCCTCATTAGCTCCGCTGTATGATTTCTGCTTCATCTCTAAGCAACAGTGTGTTTTGCCTTTAGACTGCATGTTTACAGATGTGATCAATAGACGTTTAACCATCTGGGCTGATAGTGAGGAGTCCCCAGTGGATACCACACAGGGCCTGCATATACATGACAACATTTGCATTGTATACAATTTAACAAATGCTGAAATCAACCCTTGCTTGCTCCATGTGAGACCCCTGGTTTTGGTGATCTGTAGTGTTGTAGATGATACGGTGATGCTCCTCCCTCTATCTTGCAGGTGGTCTTAGTCTGTGTGAGAAGGCAGTCAGTTGACATTTGCCTTTCAGCTATAAAAAAGTGACCTGACTTCACTGCTATCTCTTCCATCCACTGGCATCaactttcttttctgtctgcacCTTCATCCATTTACAACTGCCGATGTTGCTGACTTCCACAATGAATTCCTGTTTAGTGTTAGTTTAGTTTGAATAAATATCAATAGACTTGAATAAATTTCCTGCAAGGACTGCAGCTTGTCATTCTCTTTGAACCAGGTTGTGGCTATACATTGAAATTGTTGTTCTGCACAcagaaaataagcattttcttcGATAAATGGAGACTTTGACCAGTTCTTATGTCTTTCTAGATCCACAGTGATCTGTGATCACCAGGCAGCCCACACACTGGACAGTCTACATCTAATATGATAGACAGTCATGAAATTTCTGACCTTTAGACTTGGGTATTGTGCCAAGTTGTTACATACATAGAGTTGTGATTGTGATTTCATGTTTGGAAAGAGAAATTGCCAGTGCTGGGTTTGTCACAAGGTACAATgtggcttgtgtttttttagttaATAATGTGGTGTAATTGGTACCAACATGTTGTAACTGTACTATGGCATGACAATAATGCGCAAACAGAATCTAAGCTTTATTCCACCTGTGGCAAGTATGGGACAACATTTTTAGTCAAAGGAAGCAACAAATAAATCTAACAATGATGTTATTTTGAGTTGTAGTGTTGGAATGCGGAGATCTGCAACATTATGGGTTTAAAtcatctttttcctttttttaattttttttatgttactcATTGCTGTTAGCTGCAATATCTGCATAAACAAAAGGACATACAAATAGTGTGTTTTAAGTGCAACCCTTTGATTCAGTGCTGTTAACTTTTTTATGGTTATAGATGtgaatcttaattttttttttctgtgatctgGATGGACATTTTCATCTTATATTTATGTAAGCCTCAGCTCACCTAATTCACCTGAACTGTATCCCAGTTAGAACTTTTTGTTCCAAAACATTCTGAGAAACTTCTGCAGAACTAGTAATGTTTTCAATTGAAAGTTCATTTTtggttcccagaatgttctttttaaaggcAGTATAAAGTTATCTTTGTCCTTCCTTTGTTGTCCTGTAACATTGTGAGATGTTTTATGCAACGATGTTCTGTAATGTGTTCAAATAACATCCTCAAAACATCGTCAGAATATCGCAGGCAAAATGTTCTACCATTGTTAATATAGCATAGTATGGGAGTGTTTTataaaaacattctgtcatctggGGAAATCATTATCACgttgacacatttttttgaatattagTTTCAgaacattgttcttttgttgtcatgtaaTCAGACAACCCAGAGAACATCCTGCACACATCCCTTTTGCAATTGAAACAATATCTTAATTAACTTTTTTGTATTAACATTACCTGAAATGAGAGATAGTGTTAAAACATTCTGGAataaaaggttttctttgaagtaTTAGTAGAACATGTAGGTAATATTTGCCAGTGTTGTGGGAACATTCTCGGCTTGCTACGATGTCATATGGAGGAGGTAAATGTGGGTGAAAGCACAAAAGACAGAGTTCAACCTGAGGACACGCTGATTGTCTTGGTAGTGCTGTAGCCTTCATTAGCATGTAGCACAGAGAACtgacatttacatacatttttttaatgttgtactGACAGGAGAcgtgtcttgtgtgtgtgtgtgtgtgtgtgtgtgtgtgtgtgtgtgtgtgtgtgtgtgtgtgtgtgtgtgtgtgtgtgtgtgtgtgtgtgtgtgtgtgtgtgtttgcgtttCAGAGCGAGAGCGCCATTGTGAAGGAGAGGGAGCTGTCCCTGGAGCTCGCCAGAATCAGGGATGAAGTGGGTAAGTGGGGTAAAGCGTGACAGATACGGCACCACGGGGGGGACAGAAAGGAGTGAGTCACTCGCAGCTCAGAACATATGATGAATTACACAGTACACAGGAGACAGAAGGAACAAGTGACCCCTCAGAGGTCACACTGCTGATGGAGGTCTGGATGCAGTCCTACAGTGAGCAACAGACTTCAGAAATGCTGCTCTGTAGATAGTGTTTCATCTCAAACTTTAAGGAATAATAAACATCCATATGAAGCTGCactatttgcattttaacacgaatagcaagaaaaaaaacttaaattagcctttcatttttttagatagtttctgtttttctgttgtactTAGTGCTTGACCTGAATCTGAAGCGGGTGAAATATGTAAATTGCATTTCTCCGGTGTGTTCCAGCTTTCAGCGTCGCACACTGGGAGCAACTGcagcaggagaaggaggaacTGGAGCGTCGTTTCGAGGCTGAGCTGCAGGGATTGCGGGCCCAGCAGCAGAGGGAGCTGGGAGCGCTTGAGGAGCGGCTGAAGGCGAAGCACATGGACGAGACCAAGAGCCTGCAGGCCCAACAACGAGccgagctggaggagctgcgtTTCAAACAGCAAGATCAGGTAGACTGGTTAAAAGCTGCGCAAGCTGTATGGCTGCATGTTTCTTTATGACATGTACTGGATACGTGTTTGTATCTGCAACACCGAACAGTTGGTAGCTTTggaaagttatttttaattgtCTAAATCTTGACTGCAGCTTGAGGAGATGAGCGAGAACCATGAGGCGTCCTTGATGGAGATGGAGACGGCTCACAATGACACACTGGCTACTCTGCAGGAGGAGCATGCCAGGACCGTGAAGAGTAAGCACCACATTTAAAACCTGTCCCCTTCCTCCTTCCTGTGCTGTCTCACTGTTAAAAGGAGATGTTAATATGGTTATTTTTCTTGTGTCAGATTTGAAGATGGCCCACGAACAGCAGAGGAAATCTCTAGAAGAAGAGTTTGAAAAGATCAGACTGTCACTGCAGGTTAACAGTTCTtcttaaagtacatttttaagaTAAGTATGACACATATAGCACATAGTGACCGAAACTAACAAATATCTGTCCGGTCACCAGGATCAGGTGGACACGCTGACGTTTCAGAACCGAAGCCTCAGAGATCGAGCGAAGCGATTTGAAGAAGCTCTTCGCAAGAGCACAGATGAGCAGATAGTGGTAACGGCTGCATGATAGCAACGTATTCAGCGCTCTGTCGACAGTAGCAGCATAAAACTTCAGAGTGACGAAAGCTAcgttgtttattttaaagactgatttttggttttgctgcattttccaGGATGCTTTGGCACCATATAAACACATCGAGGAGGACCTGAAGAGCCTGAAAGAAGTTTTGGAgatgaaaaatcaacaaatccATCAGCAGGAGCTGAAGATTTCAGAGCTGGAGAAAATAGTAGGCTTCAAGTTTCTGCTTTAGTTTAGCATCAAATGGAATCTAGTGTTAGTTTCAAGTTGGTTTGTATGTGAAGTCAAAAGATTAAAAGCATATTTACACGCCAATAATGGCAAACATGAAAATTAAGTAGGAGTCGTGGCAGCTTGTTTAGATTTATAAATGATTGTGCTCCTTGACAGTGCATCTTAAAGTACATCAATACTGCAGTCCTCCCATTTACACTCCTCCTCTTTAAGAGgacaaatgtttcctttgtaaATCCACACCATCAACCCCTGTTCCACTTGTTCTAGACTGCCGTTCGTCATTTGAAGAATTTAATGTTGTCCACCTTTTCTCCTGTGTTTTTGAGCAGGCTGAAAAGAATGTGTACCTGGAGGAGAGAGTACaggtgttacagcagcagaacgAAGACCTGAAGGAACGAATAGACAAAAATCTCGCTGTGTCCAGGTCAGTTTAAACGCATACTGGTGCAGAGTTAAAACTTAACCCAGACCAGGAGAAGCGAATCTGGTTACATTAGAAGTCTTTGTATTGCTATATATTAAGAATGTTTTTGCTGACTGAAGACAGAAGGATCGGCGCTGATGATGCAACTTGTTGCTCTGAAGCAGAAGCAGGAATTAAAAGACTATTTCCAGTGTAATTAAAATAATCTCGCTTATCACAGACCTGCACTCCAAATGCTGCAAAGCATTATTATTGAAATATTCATACTCTGCAGAAGAGTTACATTTGTATATAATTTATTTCGTGACCCTGCTTTCTGTTCacttctatttagtgatgtcaTACATTTCCCAGGAATACAACAAACCTTATATCAgggaatagaatag comes from Amphiprion ocellaris isolate individual 3 ecotype Okinawa chromosome 7, ASM2253959v1, whole genome shotgun sequence and encodes:
- the mtus2b gene encoding microtubule-associated tumor suppressor candidate 2 isoform X5 — encoded protein: MGHCCCRLHFLPLCCLDQTSESAIVKERELSLELARIRDEVAFSVAHWEQLQQEKEELERRFEAELQGLRAQQQRELGALEERLKAKHMDETKSLQAQQRAELEELRFKQQDQLEEMSENHEASLMEMETAHNDTLATLQEEHARTVKNLKMAHEQQRKSLEEEFEKIRLSLQDQVDTLTFQNRSLRDRAKRFEEALRKSTDEQIVDALAPYKHIEEDLKSLKEVLEMKNQQIHQQELKISELEKIQAEKNVYLEERVQVLQQQNEDLKERIDKNLAVSRQLSEENANLQVHVEKESNEKKRLSRTNEELLWRLQTGELSPRMSPSSSPIHRPSSGPGSPARPHSYHQ
- the mtus2b gene encoding microtubule-associated tumor suppressor candidate 2 isoform X6, which gives rise to MGHCCCRLHFLPLCCLDQTSESAIVKERELSLELARIRDEVAFSVAHWEQLQQEKEELERRFEAELQGLRAQQQRELGALEERLKAKHMDETKSLQAQQRAELEELRFKQQDQLEEMSENHEASLMEMETAHNDTLATLQEEHARTVKNLKMAHEQQRKSLEEEFEKIRLSLQDQVDTLTFQNRSLRDRAKRFEEALRKSTDEQIVDALAPYKHIEEDLKSLKEVLEMKNQQIHQQELKISELEKIAEKNVYLEERVQVLQQQNEDLKERIDKNLAVSRQLSEENANLQVHVEKESNEKKRLSRTNEELLWRLQTGELSPRMSPSSSPIHRPSSGPGSPARPHSYHQ